CAGCGGCTTCCAGTAGTCGTCGTGGAAGCTGGGGTAGCCCATCGCGGCCGGGTTCTCGGTGAAGGTCAGCGCGTGCACGCCCTTCTTGGAAACGCGTCGCACCTCCTTGGCGCACTCCTCGGCATCCCAGATCACCGGGATCGCCATCGGGATGAAGCGGGCCGGATAGGCACCGCACCACTCGTCGATGTGCCAGTCGTTGTAGGCCTGCACCAGCGCGACGGAGAAGTCGTGGTCCTCGGTCGCGAAGAGTCGGCCGGCGAAACCGGGGAACGACGGGAAGCAGATCGACGCCAGGATCCCGCCGGCGTTCATGTCCTTGATCCGCTCGTCGACGTTGTAACAGCCGGGGCGGATCTCGTCGAGGCCCTGCGGCTCCAGGCCGTACTCCTCTTTCGGACGACCGGCGACGGCGTTGAGCGCGACGTTCGGGATGATCGTGTCACGGAACTGCCAGGTGTCCGAACCGTCTTCGTTGTGCACCAGACGCGGAGCGTCGTCGATGTACTTCTTCGACAGGTGGTTCTTGAACATGTCGGGCGGTTCGACGGTGTGGTCGTCGACGCTGATCAAAATCATGTCGTCTTTGTTCACTGCCCGGTCCTCTCCATCGGGGGCGTTCGGGGCCCACCTGGTCTGTGGCTCGCGGTTATCTCGTGATTGTGGCGAACCTCTGCTCGGCCCGTCGTCGAATCGCTGTCGCCGCTGACTTCTCCCGTACTTATGGAAACTATCTTCTCGATTCACGAGAATCAACATGCCAAGGCTATCCCGACCACGGTGCGGGTCGTGTTGCCTCGTATCACAGGGCGTCGGAGACCGGCCCCGTCGTCCCAGGTGAAGCCCGAATATTGACCAATCCAGAAGTTCGTGAAAACCTATTGATCAAATATGAGAATATGATTCTCTTACTCGAGGAGCCCACATGCGCCTGCCCCCGCTACCGGCGGATCAGTGGGACGACGCTGCCCGGGATGCGCTGTCGGTCATGCTTCCCGAAGAGCGCCGCAACGCCGCCGACGCCGGCACGCTGCTGTCGACGCTGGTGCGGCACCCCAAGCTGACCCGTGCCTACCTGAAGTTCAGCACCTACCTGCTGTACGGGTCGACGCTGCCGCCACGGATCCGCGAGCTGGTCATCTTGCGTGTCGCGCACCGCCGCGCCTGCACCTACGAGTGGTCGCACCATGTCGACATGGGCAAGCGAGAAGGGTTGACCGACGCGGACATCGAGGCCGCGCGGGCCGGCAAGGCTGCGGACGCCTTCGACAGTGCGCTGCTTCGCGCCGTCGACGAACTCGACGAACAGAGCGCCATCTCGGATCAGACCTGGGAAGCGCTCGGTGAACGCCTCGACGAGCAGCAGCGGATGGACCTGGTCTTCACCACCGGCAACTACATCGCACTGGCAATGGCACTGAACACTTTCGGCGTCGAGCTCGAAACACAAGAGAGGTAAGGACATTGGCACACTTCCCGAAACCGGCTGCCGGCAGCTGGACCGAGAACTACCCCGAGCTCGGCACCGAGCCGGTGGACTACACCGACTCGATCGACCCGGCCTTCTTCGAGGCCGAACGCGAGGCGGTCTTCAAGAAGCAGTGGCTCAATGTGGGACGCATCGACCGTCTCCCCCGCACCGGCAGCTACTTCACCAAGGAGATGCCGTCGGCCGGCAAGGGCATGTCCGTCATCATCTGCAAGACCAAGGACGGCTCGGTCAAGGCGTACCACAACGTCTGCCGGCACCGCGGAAACAAGTTGGTGTGGAACGACTTTCCGAATGAGGAGACGTCAGGCACCTGCCGGCAGTTCACCTGCAAGTACCACGCCTGGCGCTACAGCCTGGACGGTGATTTGACATTCGTCCAGCAGGAGGAGGAGTTCTTCGGCCTCGACAAGGGCAACTACGGCCTGGCGCCGGTCCGCTGCGAGGTGTGGGAAGGCTTCATCTTCATCAACTTCGACGACAACGCCGCACCCCTGGTCGACTACCTCGGCCCGTTGGCCAAGAGCATCGAGGGCTACCCGTTCGGTGAGATGACCGAAACCTACTCGTACCGAAGCGAAGTCGGCAGCAACTGGAAACTGTTCATCGACGCCTTCGTCGAGTTCTACCACGCGCCGATCCTGCATCAGGGTCAGTACACCAAGGAAGAGGCCGCCAAGATCCAGAAGTTCGGCTACGAGGCGCTGCACTACGAGTTGGCCGGTCCGCACAACCTGCAGTCGACGTGGGGCGGTCAGGCGCCGCCGCCGGACATGTCCATGGTCAAGCCGTTGGATCAGGTGCTGCGCAGCGGGTTGTTCGGCCCCTGGGACAAGCCCGAGATCATCGAAAACCTGGAATTGCCACCGGGTGTCAACGTCAAGCGCGTCCCGCAGTGGGGCATCGACTCGTGGCTGTTCTACCCGAACTTCATGTTGCTGATCTGGGAGCCGGGCTGGTTCCTGACCTACCACTACTGGCCGACCGCGGTCGACAAGCACATCTTCGAGTCGACGCTCTACTTCGTTCCGCCGCGCAACGCGCGTGAACGCTTGGCGCAGGAACTGGCCGCGGTGACGTTCAAGGAGTACGCGCTGCAGGATGCCAACACCCTGGAGGCGACCCAGACGATGATCGGCACCCGCGCCGTCAAGGAGTTCCTGCTCTGCGACCAGGAAATCCTGATCCGGCACCTGCACAAGACGACGGCCAACTACGTGAAGGAGTACCAGAACAATGGCGTTACCGTCTGAATTCGCCGCTCTCGAGCCATATCTCGACTGGGATCTGGCCACCGAGCCCGAGCGTTACGCCAAACGGCTGGCGTCCACGATGCCCGAGATGCAGGCGTTCTACGACGTGGCGTTTCCCAAGCTCAACGAGGTCATCGAGTACTGCGACAAGTTTCCGCTCGACGACTTGCCCGATGACGCCAAGACGCTGATGCACATCATGCAATCCTTGGTCATGGTGTCGTTCCCGATCGAAGCGTGGAAGCAGCCGCGAGTCCCCGACAGCGGGGCGGCCTGGGTCGAGGTGTTGCGGGAGCCGGTGATCTAGCCGGTGCTCACGCTCAAGGCCGCCGGGCTGCTCGACGTCGACGCCGGCAAGATCGTCTCGCCCGGCATCGTCCGCGTCGAGGACGACCGGATCGTCGGTGTCGGTGGCGAACCCGAGGGCGACATCATCGATGTGGGCGACTCGATTCTGCTGCCCGGCCTGATGGACATGGAAGTCAACCTGCTGATGGGCGGGCGGGGCGAGACCCCCGGGCTGTCCCAGGTGCAGGACGATCCCCCAACGCGCGTACTTCGTGCGGTGGGCAATTCCCGCCGCACGTTGCGGGCGGGCTTCACGACGGTGCGCAACCTGGGTCTGTTCGTCAAGACCGGTGGGTATCTGCTCGACGTCGCGCTGGGCAAGGCCATCGACGCGGGCTGGATCGACGGACCCCGCATTGTGCCGGCCGGGCACGCGATCACGCCCACCGGCGGGCATCTGGACCCGACGATGTTCGCCGCGTTCATGCCGGGCGCGCTCGAGCTCACGATCGAGGAGGGCATCGCGAACGGGGTCGACGAGATCCGCAAGGCGGTGCGCTACCAGATCAAGCACGGCGCCCAGCTGATCAAGGTCTGCGTGTCCGGCGGCGTCATGTCGCTGACCGGTGAGGCTGGCGCACAACACTATTCGGACGAGGAGCTCCGCGCGATCGTCGACGAGGCGCACCGTCGCGGGCTGCGGGTCGCCGCCCACACGCACGGGGCGGAAGCCGTCAAGCACGCCGTCGCCTGCGGCATCGACTGCATCGAGCACGGGTTCCTGATGGACGACGAGGCCATCAAGATGCTGGTCGACAACGACCGCTTCCTGGTGACGACCCGTCGGCTGGCGCAGGCGATGGACGTGTCCCGCGCCCCGAAAGCATTGCAGGACAAGGCGGCCGAGATGTTCCCGAAGGCCGAGACGTCGATCAAAGCGGCCTACGAGGCAGGCGTCAAGATCGCGGTCGGCACCGACGCGCCCGCGATTCCGCACGGCAAGAACGCCGACGAGCTCGTCACGCTGGTGGAGTGGGGTATGCCGCCGATCGCGGTGCTGCGCGCCGCCACCACGGTCGCGGCCGACCTGATCAACGTCACCGACCGCGGCCGGCTGGCCGAGGGTCAACTCGCCGACATCATCGCGGTGCCGGGAAATCCCTTGAACGACATCACCGTTACCCAGCACGTGAACTTTGTGATGAAAGGCGGCAAAGTCTATGTCGGACCGAATTGAGGACCTCGTCGAGATCCAGCAACTGCTGGCCCGGTACGCGGTGACCATCACACAGGAAGACATCGACGGCCTGGTCAAGGTCTTCACCCCGGACGGCACGTACAGCGCCTTCGGCGAAACCTATTCGCTGGACCGGTTTCCGGTGTTGGTCGATGCCGCGCCGAAGGGCCTGTTCCTGACGGCGACACCGGTGATCGACCTCGACGGCGACACCGCGACCGGCACCCAGCCGCTGTGCTTCATCGACAACGCCACCCATGACATGAGGATTGGCTACTACAAGGACAACTACGTGCGGACCGCCGAAGGCTGGCGGCTGAAAACCCGTGCCATGACGTTCATTCGGCGTAGCGGCGTGCATGACTCGGGCCGCCCGCACGCCATAGGCCGACCGCCTGCATGAAGGTCGACGAGTTCCGGGCAGATCTTCGGGTTTGGCTCGACGAGCACGACCTGACGCCGGGGCCCGACGATCATTCGCTCGAAGGCCACATGCGCCAGATGGCCCGCGTCAGCCGGGCGCTCTACGACGCCGACTGGATGCGCTACGGCTGGCCCGAAGAGGTCGGCGGGCTGGGCGGTCCCGCAATTCTGCGCGCGGTGGTCGGCGAGGAGGTCGTGGGCCGCCGACTGGCCGAGCCGGGTCCTTATTCGATGCTCGAAGTGCTCACGCCGACCATGATCGACTACGCGCCCGATGGGCTCGCCGCGGAGATGGTGCCGCGGCTGCTGCGCGGCGAAGAGCAATGGTGTCAAGGCTTTTCCGAACCGGGCTCGGGTAGCGACCTCGCCTCGCTGACGACCCGCGCCGTTCAGGACGGCGACAACTGGATCGTCAACGGGCAGAAGGTGTGGACCAGCTACGCGCAGTTCTCCACCCGCTGCATCCTGCTCACCCGCACCGCGCCCGGGTATGACGGCATCACCGCTTTTTTTGTCGACCTGGACACCCCGGGGATCAGCGTGCGTCCGTTGCAGACGATGCACGGGGTCGACGAGTTCTGCGAGGTCTACTACGACGACGTGGTGGTGCCGGGCAGCCGCATGCTCGGCCAGCCCGGCGACGGCTGGCGCCTCGCGATGGATCTGCTGCCCTACGAGCGCTCGACCTGCTTCTGGCAGCGCATCGCGTACCTCTACTCCCGGTTCGACGAATTGATCGCGGAGGCCAACGACCCGGACGAATACGAGCTCGGCGCAGCCTATCTCGCACTACACACCCTGCGGTGCCGGTCGCGCAGCACCCAGCATCGGCTGGCCAACAGCGAGCCGTTGGGACCGCAGACATCGATCGACAAGGTGCTGCTCGCCGAGGCCGAGCAACGGCTCTACGACACCGTGCGCGACCTGCTGCCGGGAACCCTCGAACTGGGTGACTCCCCGTGGCGGTCCGAGTACCTCTACTCCCGCGCGTCGACGATCTACGGCGGCACTGCAGAGATCCAGCGCAACATCATCGCGCGCCGACTGCTGGATCTGGGCAAGGAGTGAGCGTGGACAGCGAATCCTTGCAACTCCTGGAAGACGGCCTGCGCAAGACCATGGCGGGCGCGTCGGGCGAACAACTCGACGCCGCGCTGGCCGAGCTTGGCTGGCTCGAAATGCTCGACGAAATGCCGCACGCCGCAGTGCCATTGGTGTTCCGGCTGCTCGGCGAGACCGGTGCGCACGCCCCCGTTCTCAACGACGTGATACTCCGTTCGGCAGGTCGCGACGGTGGTGGAACGGTACCGATGCGGTACACCGGTGGGTCCTGGGTGGTCTGGGCGCGATCCGACGACCCGAGTTCGGTACTGGGAGATGATCTGCCGATACATCCTGTCGACGAAGGTGATTCGGCGCCGGTCGGGCCGGGGCGGCAGGCGGTCGGCTGGTGGCTGGTTGGTACGGGCCGCGCGATGTTGACGCTGGCCCGCCAGCACGCCCTGGACCGGACGCAGTTCGGTCGACCGGTCGCATCGTTCCAGGCGATTCGGCATCGACTGGCCGAGACGCTGGTTGCCATCGAAGGCGCGGAGGCGACGCTGGTGGCGGCCGCGGCAGAGCCCGACGATCTGAGCTATTTACTCGCCAAGGCGGCCGCGGGTCAGGCGGCGATGACCGCGGCGCGGCACTGCCAGCAGGTGCTGGGCGGTATCGGCTTCACCGCCGAGCATGCCCTGCACACGCACGTCAAGCGGGCGCTGGTGCTGGACGGGCTGCTCGGAAGCTCTCGCGAGCTGACCCGGGAGGCCGGAGCGGCGCTGCGCGACAAGGGTTTTGCGCCGCGGCTGGCCCAGCTCTAGTTTCGCGGCAGG
The sequence above is a segment of the Candidatus Mycobacterium wuenschmannii genome. Coding sequences within it:
- a CDS encoding acyl-CoA dehydrogenase family protein gives rise to the protein MAGASGEQLDAALAELGWLEMLDEMPHAAVPLVFRLLGETGAHAPVLNDVILRSAGRDGGGTVPMRYTGGSWVVWARSDDPSSVLGDDLPIHPVDEGDSAPVGPGRQAVGWWLVGTGRAMLTLARQHALDRTQFGRPVASFQAIRHRLAETLVAIEGAEATLVAAAAEPDDLSYLLAKAAAGQAAMTAARHCQQVLGGIGFTAEHALHTHVKRALVLDGLLGSSRELTREAGAALRDKGFAPRLAQL
- a CDS encoding metal-dependent hydrolase family protein translates to MLTLKAAGLLDVDAGKIVSPGIVRVEDDRIVGVGGEPEGDIIDVGDSILLPGLMDMEVNLLMGGRGETPGLSQVQDDPPTRVLRAVGNSRRTLRAGFTTVRNLGLFVKTGGYLLDVALGKAIDAGWIDGPRIVPAGHAITPTGGHLDPTMFAAFMPGALELTIEEGIANGVDEIRKAVRYQIKHGAQLIKVCVSGGVMSLTGEAGAQHYSDEELRAIVDEAHRRGLRVAAHTHGAEAVKHAVACGIDCIEHGFLMDDEAIKMLVDNDRFLVTTRRLAQAMDVSRAPKALQDKAAEMFPKAETSIKAAYEAGVKIAVGTDAPAIPHGKNADELVTLVEWGMPPIAVLRAATTVAADLINVTDRGRLAEGQLADIIAVPGNPLNDITVTQHVNFVMKGGKVYVGPN
- a CDS encoding carboxymuconolactone decarboxylase family protein, with the translated sequence MRLPPLPADQWDDAARDALSVMLPEERRNAADAGTLLSTLVRHPKLTRAYLKFSTYLLYGSTLPPRIRELVILRVAHRRACTYEWSHHVDMGKREGLTDADIEAARAGKAADAFDSALLRAVDELDEQSAISDQTWEALGERLDEQQRMDLVFTTGNYIALAMALNTFGVELETQER
- a CDS encoding aromatic ring-hydroxylating oxygenase subunit alpha; translation: MAHFPKPAAGSWTENYPELGTEPVDYTDSIDPAFFEAEREAVFKKQWLNVGRIDRLPRTGSYFTKEMPSAGKGMSVIICKTKDGSVKAYHNVCRHRGNKLVWNDFPNEETSGTCRQFTCKYHAWRYSLDGDLTFVQQEEEFFGLDKGNYGLAPVRCEVWEGFIFINFDDNAAPLVDYLGPLAKSIEGYPFGEMTETYSYRSEVGSNWKLFIDAFVEFYHAPILHQGQYTKEEAAKIQKFGYEALHYELAGPHNLQSTWGGQAPPPDMSMVKPLDQVLRSGLFGPWDKPEIIENLELPPGVNVKRVPQWGIDSWLFYPNFMLLIWEPGWFLTYHYWPTAVDKHIFESTLYFVPPRNARERLAQELAAVTFKEYALQDANTLEATQTMIGTRAVKEFLLCDQEILIRHLHKTTANYVKEYQNNGVTV
- a CDS encoding nuclear transport factor 2 family protein → MSDRIEDLVEIQQLLARYAVTITQEDIDGLVKVFTPDGTYSAFGETYSLDRFPVLVDAAPKGLFLTATPVIDLDGDTATGTQPLCFIDNATHDMRIGYYKDNYVRTAEGWRLKTRAMTFIRRSGVHDSGRPHAIGRPPA
- a CDS encoding acyl-CoA dehydrogenase family protein, whose product is MKVDEFRADLRVWLDEHDLTPGPDDHSLEGHMRQMARVSRALYDADWMRYGWPEEVGGLGGPAILRAVVGEEVVGRRLAEPGPYSMLEVLTPTMIDYAPDGLAAEMVPRLLRGEEQWCQGFSEPGSGSDLASLTTRAVQDGDNWIVNGQKVWTSYAQFSTRCILLTRTAPGYDGITAFFVDLDTPGISVRPLQTMHGVDEFCEVYYDDVVVPGSRMLGQPGDGWRLAMDLLPYERSTCFWQRIAYLYSRFDELIAEANDPDEYELGAAYLALHTLRCRSRSTQHRLANSEPLGPQTSIDKVLLAEAEQRLYDTVRDLLPGTLELGDSPWRSEYLYSRASTIYGGTAEIQRNIIARRLLDLGKE